In Fibrobacter sp. UWB10, a single window of DNA contains:
- a CDS encoding MBL fold metallo-hydrolase: MKKAFSPLFAVALALTVAGCSDTKTVKETAETNVVPETAAAVEGTKTVSLANGAKVTWIQDNAGEKLMPRDLFSDASDSLYASLNMPAGIPASVSTFLVQIDGKYILFDAGLGAWGGQLLNRLVALGVNPDSIGLVYLTHFHADHIAGLVKTGDAGKTEKVFKNAAVYAGKVEYDAWMNDIPKNDLQKDVMALYKDCLHLFAFGDTLPHGVLAMDAVGHTPGHTAFQLANLLVVGDLMHGYALQKDHSEINSNYDMDKAKSAESRKRLMQYARDNKLLMAGMHLPPPAFAE; this comes from the coding sequence ATGAAAAAAGCCTTTTCCCCTTTATTTGCGGTTGCGCTGGCCTTGACGGTGGCTGGCTGCAGCGATACGAAGACGGTCAAAGAAACTGCTGAAACGAATGTGGTGCCTGAAACTGCAGCTGCAGTTGAAGGAACGAAGACGGTTTCGCTTGCAAATGGGGCGAAGGTTACTTGGATTCAGGATAACGCGGGCGAAAAACTGATGCCGCGCGATCTTTTTAGCGATGCAAGCGATTCGCTTTATGCAAGCTTGAACATGCCGGCAGGGATTCCCGCTTCGGTCAGTACTTTCTTGGTGCAAATCGACGGCAAGTACATCTTATTTGATGCGGGCCTTGGCGCTTGGGGCGGGCAATTGCTGAACCGCCTTGTTGCCTTAGGCGTGAATCCTGACAGCATCGGGCTTGTCTATTTGACGCATTTCCATGCAGACCATATTGCGGGCCTTGTAAAAACTGGCGATGCAGGAAAAACGGAAAAGGTTTTCAAGAATGCCGCGGTCTATGCGGGCAAAGTTGAATATGACGCTTGGATGAACGATATTCCGAAGAATGATTTGCAGAAAGATGTCATGGCCCTTTACAAGGATTGCCTTCATCTGTTTGCCTTTGGCGACACGCTCCCGCATGGAGTGCTTGCGATGGATGCCGTGGGCCACACGCCGGGCCATACTGCATTCCAGCTGGCAAACCTGCTTGTCGTGGGCGACTTGATGCATGGTTATGCATTGCAGAAAGATCACTCCGAAATCAATTCCAACTACGACATGGATAAGGCTAAGTCTGCCGAGAGCCGCAAACGCTTAATGCAATACGCCCGCGATAACAAACTCTTGATGGCGGGTATGCACCTGCCGCCTCCGGCCTTCGCGGAATAG
- a CDS encoding MetQ/NlpA family ABC transporter substrate-binding protein produces the protein MKKILLLCALLSSFAAARFDCCARKHATLKKEVTAVTVTVGVVNAEDESTLKKVSASLSSEGIQLQVKKLGDQGKASEALSNGLVDALYTGSLQVRLDTEKKEVLSTLKKKLESVAR, from the coding sequence GTGAAAAAAATACTTTTATTATGTGCTTTATTAAGTTCTTTTGCTGCGGCTCGATTTGACTGTTGCGCCCGTAAGCATGCAACCCTCAAAAAAGAAGTGACGGCAGTGACCGTGACGGTGGGCGTCGTAAACGCAGAAGATGAATCAACGCTGAAAAAAGTGTCGGCTTCGCTTTCTAGCGAAGGAATCCAACTCCAGGTAAAAAAGTTGGGCGACCAGGGCAAGGCATCCGAAGCGCTTTCAAACGGGCTTGTCGATGCACTGTATACAGGTAGCCTCCAGGTTCGCCTCGATACCGAAAAGAAAGAAGTCCTTTCAACCTTAAAAAAGAAACTGGAAAGTGTTGCTCGATAG
- a CDS encoding formate/nitrite transporter family protein gives MIKNLILSIYSGLCIGLGGTAYLSCDNKVLGSFLFGLGLFTILNFGFNLFTGKVGYFVNNKPSYWGFLGIVWLGNFIGTFLFARMIALTRYGAALQAKASALCLVKDGDSIVSLLILGIFCGMLMFIAADGYKSIENQAGKVVVVFLPVMVFILSGFEHCIADMFYFSLAGDFSALMLKSLVVITIGNSIGGGLIPLAWRFAPTRG, from the coding sequence GTGATTAAAAATCTTATTCTGTCTATTTACTCTGGCCTCTGCATCGGCCTTGGCGGCACCGCCTACCTTTCTTGCGATAACAAGGTTCTAGGATCCTTCCTTTTCGGACTCGGGCTGTTTACCATCTTGAATTTCGGCTTTAACCTTTTCACGGGCAAAGTCGGCTATTTCGTCAACAACAAGCCTAGCTACTGGGGATTCCTCGGAATCGTATGGCTCGGCAACTTTATCGGGACATTCCTTTTTGCTAGAATGATTGCGCTCACGCGCTACGGAGCCGCCCTGCAGGCCAAGGCAAGCGCCCTCTGCCTCGTCAAAGACGGCGACAGCATCGTAAGCCTTCTCATACTGGGCATTTTCTGCGGCATGCTCATGTTCATTGCCGCCGACGGTTACAAGAGCATCGAAAATCAGGCCGGAAAAGTCGTTGTCGTTTTTCTCCCGGTCATGGTCTTTATCTTGAGCGGATTCGAACACTGCATCGCAGATATGTTCTACTTCTCGCTCGCCGGAGATTTTTCAGCACTCATGCTTAAATCCCTCGTGGTTATTACCATCGGGAATTCTATCGGCGGCGGACTTATTCCGCTGGCGTGGAGATTCGCGCCTACGCGGGGATAA
- the fliB gene encoding flagellin lysine-N-methylase, whose protein sequence is MILRKPDFYDQFKCIASRCTDTCCVGWEIDIDEATQEVYRKVSGVFGDRLRANIEDGHFKLLPHDRCPFLDKDNLCEVYQHLGEDALCDICTEHPRFVEVYGDIMERGLGLCCEEAARLLLEGEGPLAFTCEECDEPEDELDDDDREVRDQVLGEREWMFETLADQGLPFAERLYKIFDYTGENPFAPFENAKAMFELLAKLESYGPDWEAALSRIKARIESSEPIVDQGFFSETESARLLAYLIYRHYAKCLFEGREQGKRQFALFFWNLARFFTKELAGENSAVTPSPRTNTKINAAKILSKQLEYAEEIMEIVEISLDE, encoded by the coding sequence ATGATTCTTCGAAAGCCCGATTTTTATGACCAATTCAAGTGCATCGCCTCGCGATGCACGGACACTTGTTGCGTTGGCTGGGAAATCGATATTGACGAGGCAACGCAAGAAGTTTACCGCAAGGTATCGGGCGTTTTCGGCGACAGACTCCGCGCAAACATTGAAGACGGGCATTTTAAATTACTCCCCCACGACCGTTGCCCGTTTTTAGACAAAGACAACCTATGCGAGGTTTACCAGCATTTGGGCGAAGACGCCCTGTGCGATATTTGCACCGAGCATCCGCGATTTGTCGAGGTCTATGGCGATATTATGGAGCGGGGGCTCGGGCTCTGCTGCGAAGAGGCCGCGCGCTTGTTGCTTGAAGGCGAAGGCCCGCTGGCCTTTACCTGCGAAGAATGCGATGAGCCTGAAGACGAATTAGATGATGATGACCGCGAAGTCCGCGACCAAGTTCTTGGTGAACGCGAATGGATGTTCGAAACGCTTGCCGACCAAGGCTTGCCTTTCGCCGAAAGACTCTACAAAATTTTCGACTACACAGGCGAGAATCCGTTTGCGCCTTTTGAAAATGCGAAAGCTATGTTCGAACTTTTGGCAAAGCTCGAAAGCTACGGCCCAGATTGGGAAGCCGCCCTTTCGCGCATCAAGGCCCGAATTGAGTCAAGCGAACCGATTGTAGACCAAGGATTCTTCTCGGAAACCGAAAGCGCGCGACTGCTCGCCTACCTGATTTACCGACATTACGCCAAGTGCCTTTTCGAAGGCCGCGAACAGGGCAAGCGCCAATTCGCGCTTTTCTTCTGGAACCTGGCCCGATTCTTTACTAAGGAACTTGCAGGCGAAAATTCCGCTGTCACACCTAGCCCGCGGACCAACACAAAAATCAACGCGGCCAAAATTCTTTCGAAGCAATTGGAATACGCCGAAGAAATTATGGAAATCGTCGAGATTTCTCTAGACGAATAA
- a CDS encoding alpha/beta hydrolase, translated as MTIHNNFALFSAAILASTLFFAACSDDSSSAPEEKSSHEEETSHEENASHEEHHGHHMEEPSEGDLTLGDEDIQDGFIFLQDTTINGVLTVSTTTPGATVLKNVKVTGNLLIKRSGRVDFSGSADVVHVGSSNTDVYAFEDEAQVNGHHFMGKNNTFTTKSFAEYQNVDWTEKSVDLATGIHLAYTVTGDEKGTPVVLIHGLTDGRVSWSQVAPALAKKGYRVYVPEYRGNGKTDKPIDESSYSVAELASDIAAFVEKLGLKKVHIVGHSLGAFIAQELSITNAEIVSSITLIGSGASVDKKNATLDWLVNGTDDESFDGIYAYDSTQKLPESFIQAWGYSTNPDKDFQAANLEHLKQVPYYVWKYLVKNLLKIDNTKRLSSIATDVQIIWGTKDALFDNESQKTLQKGLSGAKSVVFHEVEGADHNTHWGSAEDVKTVMGYIDEFIKSLKK; from the coding sequence ATGACAATTCATAATAATTTTGCTTTATTCTCGGCAGCAATTCTTGCTTCTACACTTTTCTTTGCCGCCTGCTCTGATGACTCAAGTAGCGCCCCCGAAGAAAAATCTTCTCACGAAGAAGAAACATCCCACGAAGAAAATGCATCCCACGAAGAGCACCATGGTCATCACATGGAAGAACCTAGTGAAGGCGACCTGACGCTTGGAGATGAAGATATTCAAGATGGATTCATTTTCTTGCAAGATACAACAATCAATGGTGTGCTGACGGTTTCTACGACAACGCCAGGTGCAACGGTCCTAAAGAATGTCAAGGTGACCGGAAATTTGCTCATCAAGCGTTCTGGCCGTGTCGATTTTTCGGGAAGTGCCGATGTTGTTCATGTGGGGAGCAGCAATACGGATGTCTATGCCTTTGAAGATGAAGCTCAGGTGAACGGGCATCATTTTATGGGCAAGAACAATACCTTTACGACAAAGAGCTTTGCCGAATACCAGAATGTCGACTGGACTGAAAAATCGGTTGACCTTGCAACGGGAATACATTTGGCCTATACAGTGACGGGTGATGAAAAGGGAACTCCGGTCGTATTGATTCACGGACTTACCGATGGTCGAGTTTCTTGGTCGCAGGTGGCACCGGCACTTGCCAAAAAAGGCTATCGCGTTTATGTGCCCGAATACCGCGGCAACGGAAAAACGGACAAGCCGATTGATGAATCTTCGTATTCCGTTGCTGAACTTGCAAGCGATATAGCAGCCTTTGTCGAAAAACTTGGCCTGAAAAAAGTTCACATTGTGGGACATTCGCTTGGAGCCTTTATTGCTCAGGAATTATCCATCACGAACGCAGAAATTGTTTCTTCAATCACCTTGATTGGCTCGGGCGCTTCGGTCGACAAGAAAAATGCCACGCTGGATTGGCTTGTGAACGGTACCGACGATGAATCGTTCGATGGCATTTATGCATACGATTCGACCCAGAAACTCCCTGAAAGCTTTATTCAGGCGTGGGGCTACAGCACGAATCCGGATAAGGATTTTCAGGCCGCCAATCTGGAACACTTGAAACAAGTGCCTTACTATGTGTGGAAATACTTGGTCAAGAATCTTTTGAAAATTGATAATACCAAGCGCCTTTCTTCGATTGCGACCGATGTTCAAATCATATGGGGTACTAAAGATGCCTTGTTCGATAACGAATCTCAGAAGACTTTGCAAAAGGGACTTTCTGGAGCAAAAAGTGTTGTGTTCCACGAAGTCGAAGGTGCCGACCACAATACCCATTGGGGCTCTGCCGAAGACGTGAAAACGGTAATGGGTTATATCGATGAATTTATTAAGAGTTTGAAAAAGTAA
- a CDS encoding MATE family efflux transporter, with protein sequence MVDAILNKFYRPSKFKKNGDVKDVLVVALPMLMSMSFDTIMTFIDRLFLSKLGPAEMNAALGAGAVQLALTMFFTGAISYTTAMVAQRLGGKKRWDCARVFMQAVYLSLVSVPLLYLTIPLGHLAFGMEHLPADQLQYQKTYFNILMFGGIINLVRNAAPCFFSGIGETKIVMKAAFVGMLVNVACNFFLIYGMGPIPALGVAGAAYGTLIGNLVSTVILFAKFFGKNCHDRFRTRYAFAFSWPLTKELLQKGIPSGVEMCLNMAAFQLLILMFHALGPESATASSVMFNWDMVAYVPLMGLEVASTSLVGRYVGARDGAAASRSTYSGLKLGWGYSLLMGIFFIFLPGILTDIFKPDAAEASAEALAIFAAARPMSIFMLRIATFYIFVEVLLVIYAGALRGAGDTVWVMFACAIMNWCVAGALYVAAYIFHLPPQYAWITVVAVYSTAPLIFWLRWKSGKWRKHVMDKDRLAA encoded by the coding sequence ATGGTCGACGCGATACTCAATAAGTTCTACAGACCGTCTAAATTCAAGAAAAACGGCGATGTAAAGGATGTGCTCGTGGTAGCACTTCCCATGCTTATGTCGATGTCTTTCGACACCATCATGACTTTTATCGACCGCCTGTTCCTTTCGAAACTTGGCCCTGCCGAAATGAATGCGGCGCTTGGGGCGGGGGCGGTGCAACTTGCGCTCACTATGTTCTTTACCGGTGCCATCAGCTACACAACCGCTATGGTGGCGCAGCGTCTGGGTGGCAAAAAGCGCTGGGATTGCGCCCGCGTGTTTATGCAGGCGGTGTACCTGTCGCTTGTTTCGGTGCCGCTTTTGTACCTCACGATTCCGCTTGGCCATTTGGCTTTTGGAATGGAGCATTTGCCGGCGGATCAGCTGCAGTACCAAAAGACCTACTTTAACATTCTGATGTTCGGTGGCATCATCAACTTGGTGCGCAATGCGGCTCCCTGTTTCTTTAGCGGTATCGGTGAAACCAAGATTGTCATGAAGGCTGCCTTTGTGGGCATGCTTGTGAATGTGGCCTGTAACTTCTTCTTGATTTACGGCATGGGCCCGATTCCCGCTTTGGGCGTAGCGGGCGCTGCTTACGGTACCTTGATCGGGAACCTGGTTTCGACAGTGATTTTGTTCGCGAAATTCTTCGGCAAGAATTGTCACGACCGTTTCCGCACCCGTTATGCGTTTGCATTCAGTTGGCCCCTGACCAAGGAACTCTTGCAGAAGGGTATTCCTTCGGGTGTCGAGATGTGCCTGAACATGGCGGCGTTCCAGCTCCTGATTCTCATGTTCCATGCGCTCGGGCCCGAATCGGCAACGGCGTCTTCGGTCATGTTCAACTGGGACATGGTGGCCTACGTTCCGCTGATGGGCCTTGAAGTGGCGTCTACGAGCTTGGTGGGGCGTTACGTGGGTGCGCGTGACGGTGCGGCGGCCTCGCGTTCGACTTATTCCGGCCTTAAACTCGGCTGGGGATATTCCTTGCTGATGGGCATTTTCTTTATCTTCTTGCCTGGGATTCTCACGGACATTTTTAAGCCCGATGCGGCTGAAGCTTCTGCCGAGGCGCTGGCCATTTTTGCGGCGGCGCGGCCCATGAGCATTTTCATGCTACGAATTGCGACCTTCTACATTTTCGTGGAAGTCTTGCTTGTGATTTATGCGGGTGCGCTTCGCGGTGCGGGCGATACCGTATGGGTCATGTTCGCGTGTGCCATTATGAACTGGTGCGTGGCGGGTGCCTTGTACGTGGCGGCTTACATTTTCCACCTGCCGCCTCAATACGCCTGGATTACGGTCGTTGCCGTGTACAGTACGGCACCGCTTATTTTCTGGCTCCGCTGGAAGAGCGGTAAATGGCGTAAGCACGTGATGGATAAAGACCGCCTGGCAGCCTAG